From the Streptomyces sp. NBC_00390 genome, the window GGCAGCCCGCCGTCCGACTTGCCGCGGTCCATGGAGCCGCGCGCGAGGGTGAACCGTACGCCCGTCTCGCTCGCCGCACCGATGATCGCGCCGGACAGGTCGCCGGCGCCCCGCGGGTAGACGTAGTGGTGGTCCATCGCGGTGGTGACACCGCCGCGGGCCATCATGGCCAGCGAGCCCTGCGCGGCGGCGCGGGCCATCGGCTCGTCTATGCGCGCCCAGGTCGGGTAGAGCGCGACCAGCCAGTTGAAGAGGTTGTGGTCGGTGGCGAGTCCCCGGGTGATCCACTGGTAGAAGTGGTGGTGGGTGTTGACCAGGCCCGGCGTGGCCAGATGGCCGGTGCCGTCGATACGGCGGACCACGTTCTCCAGGTGCTCGGGTGCCGCGCCCGCTCCCACCGACTCGATCCGGTTGTCCGCCACGACGATGTGGCCGCGGGCGTACTCGGTGTCGTTCGCGTCCACGGTCGCGATGGCACAGTTCTCGATGACGATGCGCGAAGCCGCCATGGCAGGTCCTCGTCTTCCAAGTGGTGGAACGGACCCGGGGGTCGAGCGGGGTGACGACCGGATCCGCGGTTGAAGTTGTTGCGCAGATGCCCCCGCTCTCCCCCTTGGACCTGACGCCGGCGCGAACGTCGGGGGTGAAGCGGCGCTACTGCAGGTTGGTCATGTCGACCGGGATCTGCGGCTCGATGCCGTCCCGCAGGACGGTCGCCTCGATCAGGCCGTAGGGACGGTCCGCCGCGAAGTAGACCTCGTTGTCGTTCTTGAGGCCGAACGGCTCGAGGTCCACCAGGAAGTGGTGCTTGTTCGGCAGCGAGAAGCGGATCTCGTCGATCTCGCTGCGGCTGTTGATGATGCGCGCCCCCATTTGGTACAGGGTCTGCTGCAGCGAGAGGGAGTAGGTCTCGGCGAAGGCCTGCAGCATGTGCTTCCTGGCCTGGTCGTATGACTTGTCCCAGTTGGGCATCCGGGCCTCGTCGGAGGTCCAGTTGTAGCGCCACTGGGCGGCGACCTGGGTGGCCAGGATGCGGTCGTACGCCTCCGGGAGCGTCGTGTACGTGTCCTTGACGTAACCCCAGAACTCGGAGTTGGTCGAGTTCATCACGACAAGGTCCTTGAGCCCGGAGATGATCTGCCACTTCTCACCGTCGTAGGTGATCTGGGTGGTGCGGGTCTCCTGGCCCTTGCGTACGAAGGAGTGCTTGACCTCGTCGGCTCCGATGAACTTGGAATTGCCGTCGGAGGCGGCGATGCGCTCCCACGCGTACTCCTCGATGCGGATGCGCGCCCGGTGGATCGGCTCCTGCGACGTGACGAAGTGGCGGGCGAGGTGGATGCCGAACTGCTCGGCGGACTCGATGCCGTACTCCTTGGCGAACGCGTACACCGTGTTCTTCGTGGTGTCGGTCGGCAGGACGTTGGCGTTGGAGCCGGAGTAGTGCACCTCGTCCATGTCGCCGGAGAGGGCGACCGAGACGTTCAGGTCCTTGATGTGGTGGGTGTCGCCGTCCCGCGTGATCCTGACGACGCGGTTCTCTGCTTTCCCGTACTGGTTCTGGCCGAGAATCGTGGGCATTTTCTGCTAGCTCCCTCGGTAAACGGAGTAGCCGAACGGGTTGAGCAGCAGCGGTACGTGGTAGTGCTCGCCCGGCACGACGGCGAATGTGATCGCCACCTCCGGGAAGAACGCACCGCTGTCCCTTACGCGGGGGGCGTCCTGCTGCGCCTCGGCTTGCTTCTTGTTCGAGAAGTACGCCTCGGTCTCGAAATCGAGACGTACATGGGTCGTTCCTTCCGGCAGCGCCGGCAGGTCCTTGCACCGCCCGTCCGCGTCGGTCGCGGATCCGCCGAGTGCCACCCACTGCGCGGCGGGGCCGCTGCGGGCCGCGAGCGAGATGGCGACGCCTTCGGCGGGGCGGCCGATGCTGGTGTCCAGGATGTGGGTGGACACGGAACTTCTCGGCGATGCCGCGGTCTCAGTACTCATTGGTTCTCTTCCTCCACGAGACGGGCCAGCCGGATGCGGTTGATCTTGCCCAGTTCGGTGCGGACGATCTCCCGTTCCCGCTCCGGCGAGTTTCCGATCCGCTCGCGGACCGCGTCCCTCATCTGCTCGCCGGTCCGGCCGGTGGCGCAGATCAGGAAGACATGGCCGAACTTCTCCTGGTAGGCCAGGTTCAGTTCGAGCATCTCGGTCCTGAGTGCGTCGGAGGCGCCGGCCATCCCGCTCTGCTCGCGGGAGGAGGTCGGGTCCCCGGGCTTCGGGCGCCCGATCGGCGGGTGCCCCGCCATCGCCTCGGCCAGATCCTCCGCGGTCAGCTCGGCCATGGCGGCGTCGCTTGCGGCGAAGAGGGCTTCCACTGTGGCGTACGGGCGCCGGGCGAGCAGCTTGCTCCCCCAGGCAGAGCTGGCGCACACCTCGTGCAGCGCGGCCTGGGCCGTGCTGTCCTCGAAGGCGTTGAACCGGGCGAGTGCCGGGGTGGACGTCGAAGTCACGGG encodes:
- the pucL gene encoding factor-independent urate hydroxylase — translated: MPTILGQNQYGKAENRVVRITRDGDTHHIKDLNVSVALSGDMDEVHYSGSNANVLPTDTTKNTVYAFAKEYGIESAEQFGIHLARHFVTSQEPIHRARIRIEEYAWERIAASDGNSKFIGADEVKHSFVRKGQETRTTQITYDGEKWQIISGLKDLVVMNSTNSEFWGYVKDTYTTLPEAYDRILATQVAAQWRYNWTSDEARMPNWDKSYDQARKHMLQAFAETYSLSLQQTLYQMGARIINSRSEIDEIRFSLPNKHHFLVDLEPFGLKNDNEVYFAADRPYGLIEATVLRDGIEPQIPVDMTNLQ
- the uraH gene encoding hydroxyisourate hydrolase; translation: MSTETAASPRSSVSTHILDTSIGRPAEGVAISLAARSGPAAQWVALGGSATDADGRCKDLPALPEGTTHVRLDFETEAYFSNKKQAEAQQDAPRVRDSGAFFPEVAITFAVVPGEHYHVPLLLNPFGYSVYRGS
- the uraD gene encoding 2-oxo-4-hydroxy-4-carboxy-5-ureidoimidazoline decarboxylase; the encoded protein is MTSTSTPALARFNAFEDSTAQAALHEVCASSAWGSKLLARRPYATVEALFAASDAAMAELTAEDLAEAMAGHPPIGRPKPGDPTSSREQSGMAGASDALRTEMLELNLAYQEKFGHVFLICATGRTGEQMRDAVRERIGNSPEREREIVRTELGKINRIRLARLVEEENQ